CTGGAGAGCAAAGAGATGGTCTACTGGTCGCGTTCCCGAAAGGTCCTCTGGCACAAAGGGGACACCTCCGGCCATATTCAAAAGGTCAAAGAGCTCTATTACGATTGTGACGGCGACGCCCTGGTCGCCAAGATCGAGCAGGTTGGGAATATTGCCTGTCACACCGGTAACCGGATCTGTTTCTTCAACAGGCTGATCTAAATGTTGGCAAAACTCTTTTATATTGCCGCCGGCGGAGTGATCGGCGCTCTGGCCCGCTACATTCTCTCGGCCGGGACGCACAAACTCTATGTCGGCCCTTTTCCGCTTGGCACGCTCCTGGTTAATTTAAGCGGTTCGCTGGTGATCGGTTTGTTGTGGGGAATTTTTGACCAGTACGACCTGTCGCACAATTGGCGGCTCTTCTTTTTTGTCGGGATCCTGGGGAGTTACACCACTTTTTCCAGTTTTGGGCTCGATACCTTTCATCTTTTCCGCGACGGGGAGATGACGCTGGCGGTTTTAAATATTTTGTTGAACAATGTTCTGGGGATTTTGCTGGTCTTTATTGGCTACGGGATCACCCGGTTGGTTTTCAGATTCATTTAAATCACCGGCTTAATTATCTCTTTGTATTTGCCTAAAGGGAGCCCTTCTAATTTCAGCGGGCCGATCGCGACCCTGACCAAACGGAGGCAGGGGAGCCCGACCGCGGCGGTCATTTTCCTCACTTGGCGGTTTTTTCCTTCTCTAATAGTTAGCTCGATCCA
This window of the Candidatus Margulisiibacteriota bacterium genome carries:
- the crcB gene encoding fluoride efflux transporter CrcB; this translates as MLAKLFYIAAGGVIGALARYILSAGTHKLYVGPFPLGTLLVNLSGSLVIGLLWGIFDQYDLSHNWRLFFFVGILGSYTTFSSFGLDTFHLFRDGEMTLAVLNILLNNVLGILLVFIGYGITRLVFRFI
- the hisI gene encoding phosphoribosyl-AMP cyclohydrolase produces the protein MDISKIKFDDKGLVPVIAQDYKDGTVLMLAYMNKESLQKTLESKEMVYWSRSRKVLWHKGDTSGHIQKVKELYYDCDGDALVAKIEQVGNIACHTGNRICFFNRLI